CGCCGTATTATAGGTTATCTCGTTATTGTATATCGCCGCTGAGGCCTTATAAACAAAAAGGCCGCCTCCGGCTGAATTGGCTTTATTATACATAAAGCGGTTATTAAGCAGACTAACCGCCGAATCGCTGATATATATCCCACCGCCAGAGCCGCTGATATTATAATTCACCTCATTCTCGGCTACCAGGACCGATCCGTTAGGATTATGGTCGAAGAATAGCCCGCCGCCTAGATTCTGGGTGCTATTGTTATTTATTTTGTTCTGTTTTATAACCGGACTGGCCGCATTGGCCTCCCCGCCATGGCAATAAATACCCCCTCCATACAATTCGGCCTGGTTATTAACTATCTGATTATCGGTGATAAGCGGGTCGGATTTACAAATGTAAATGCCTCCCCCGCCACCCATCTCGTCATCACCGAGGGCCGCCAGCACTTGGTTACCGCTTATCAGGTTATGACTTATCTGGGGCTTAGCCTCGTTATCTACGAAGATTCCGCCACCAAAGTTAGCGGTATTATTATTAATTTCATTCTCTATAATTATCGGCTCGGCTGGTTCGCCGCTTCTTCCGCCGAAGACATAAACCCCGCCGCCGAATTGGGCCGTATTCTCCATAATGAAGTTATCACTCACCTGCGGACTGGAGGCGTAACAATAAACTCCGCCGCCGGCTCCGGCCTGGGCATAAAAATCATGTTTGGCCGTATTCTTGCTTATCCTGTTTTTGGTGATTTTGGCTGTGGAGTTATTATCGCCATATATTCCGGCGCCGTATTCAGCCGAGTTTTCCGTGATGATGTTATACATAATAACCGCCGAGGAACTATATAGGGCAATACCGCCGCCGCAGGAGCGGTCTACAGTGCCGATATTTTTGCTAATGATGTTATTCATAATAGTCGGTGAGGAATCCCGGCAATATATCCCCGGGTGTTCGCCGGAACCGCCGGTAATGGTAAAACCACGCAGGATGGTGGTTTCTTCTTCGTTATTGATGAACTGGACGACTGGTCCATTGCCTGTTCCTTTGATAGTGGTAGTTTCCGGCCCGGTTAAACTCTGTACAATCACTCCGGGCTTAAGGGTTGTCAACGGGCGTGATATAATGTACCAGAAATGGGCACGAAAAGTGTACCACCCCTTCCCCTAAAGGGTGCCTGACTCCTAAAAACACATGGTATCATATTGACAGGAGGTAGTCAATATGATACAGAAGGAGAGATGTATGGATATCTGGAGTTTGGCAAGGCAAGGGAAGTCAGTTCGGGCAATAGCCCGGGAGACCGGATTACACCGGTTGACGGTAAAGAGGTATCTGGAAGGCGAGGAGCTGCCGGAATACCGGAAAGTGGAACGGGTGTCAATATTGGAGCCGTATAAGCCGATGGTAAAGGTTCTGCTTGGGCAGGAAGATTACCAGGCGACCAGGATAAGGGAGTTAATAGAGCCGCACGGGTATAAAGGGTCTTATGACGTGGTCAAGCGGTACGTAAGGGTATTGAAAGGGGAGCGTGACCAGGTGGCCTACATCCGGTTTGAGACAATGCCGGGGTTGCAGGCGCAGGTGGACTTCGGGGAATTTGCCGTAGTGTGCCCTGATGGTGAGGAACGGAAGCTGTACTGTTTTGTAATGGTATTGGGATTTTCGCGGCATATGTACGTTGAATTCGTGGACAGGTGTACGATGCCAGTGTTTCTGGACTGCCACCTAGGGGCCTTCAGTCATTTTTGCGGCCTACCCGGAGAGATCTTGTACGACAACATGAAAAACGTTGTGGTAAGCCGGCTGGTCGGGAAAATAAAGTTTAACGATACGATGACAGATTTTGCCTGCCATTACCGATTCAAGCCGATAGCCTGTCCGGCCTATTCGCCGTGGATAAAAGGGAAGGTAGAAAGGCCGATAGACTATCTGAGAGAGAGCTTCTGGCGTGGGTATGTTTACAGTAACCTGGAAAAAACCAACGAAGACATAATGAACTGGGTTAACACGACAGCGTTTGAGCGGATACACGGGACTACCAAGCAGAAGGTGTCTGTCCGGTTCGGTTTAGAGAGGGACAGGCTGGGAAATATACCGCGCCGGCCTTATGATACGGCTGCCAAGTATACCCGGAAAGTACAAAAGGACTGCCGGATAAGTTTTGGGGGCAACCTATACGGGATAGCGCATAAATGCGTAGGGAAAAAAGTGCTGATAAGGTTCAAGGATGGACGCCTGCGGGTATACAATGACAATGAATTGGTAGTGGAATACGTTGCCTGCCAGGGAAAAGGGCAGGTAAGGGAATACCCGTGGATATATGAGAATTTAAGGGAGGATAAGGAGCAGCAACGCAAGAAATACCGAAAACCATACGGTAAAGGCAAGGCAACGACAATAGGTCTGGCGAAACACAATAATTATACGGTAGCTGTGGAAGTCAGGGACCTGTCAGAGTATGAAGTGCTCCTTGGAGGAGGTGCGCCATGTCAGAACTGATAATGGAACGGGTAGAAGAGCACCTCCAGCGTCTGAAGCTGTTTAAGGCGGAAGAACTGCTGCCGGATATGTTAAAAGCTGCCGAGGAACAGGGAATGAGCCATCTTTCCTTCCTGGATTATATGCTGAATGAGGAAGTGGCGTCAAAGGAAGACAGGAGAGTAAAGACAACGCTCCGGATAGCCGGGCTTCCGTTTGAGAAAACAATAGATGGTTACGATTTTACGTTCAATCCGGAAGTGGATAAACGGACAGTGATGAGTTTGTTTGACCTTGACTTCATCAGCCGGCATGAGAACGTGATATTTTTGGGTCCTCCCGGTGTAGGGAAGACGCACCTGGCGACTTCCCTGGCGATAAAGGCGTGTTACTCCGGGATAAGTATATATTTTACGACCATGGCGGAGTTGATAGCCAAGCTCAAGAGTGACAGCG
This region of Planctomycetota bacterium genomic DNA includes:
- a CDS encoding right-handed parallel beta-helix repeat-containing protein produces the protein MIVQSLTGPETTTIKGTGNGPVVQFINNEEETTILRGFTITGGSGEHPGIYCRDSSPTIMNNIISKNIGTVDRSCGGGIALYSSSAVIMYNIITENSAEYGAGIYGDNNSTAKITKNRISKNTAKHDFYAQAGAGGGVYCYASSPQVSDNFIMENTAQFGGGVYVFGGRSGEPAEPIIIENEINNNTANFGGGIFVDNEAKPQISHNLISGNQVLAALGDDEMGGGGGIYICKSDPLITDNQIVNNQAELYGGGIYCHGGEANAASPVIKQNKINNNSTQNLGGGLFFDHNPNGSVLVAENEVNYNISGSGGGIYISDSAVSLLNNRFMYNKANSAGGGLFVYKASAAIYNNEITYNTA
- a CDS encoding IS21 family transposase, with product MIQKERCMDIWSLARQGKSVRAIARETGLHRLTVKRYLEGEELPEYRKVERVSILEPYKPMVKVLLGQEDYQATRIRELIEPHGYKGSYDVVKRYVRVLKGERDQVAYIRFETMPGLQAQVDFGEFAVVCPDGEERKLYCFVMVLGFSRHMYVEFVDRCTMPVFLDCHLGAFSHFCGLPGEILYDNMKNVVVSRLVGKIKFNDTMTDFACHYRFKPIACPAYSPWIKGKVERPIDYLRESFWRGYVYSNLEKTNEDIMNWVNTTAFERIHGTTKQKVSVRFGLERDRLGNIPRRPYDTAAKYTRKVQKDCRISFGGNLYGIAHKCVGKKVLIRFKDGRLRVYNDNELVVEYVACQGKGQVREYPWIYENLREDKEQQRKKYRKPYGKGKATTIGLAKHNNYTVAVEVRDLSEYEVLLGGGAPCQN
- a CDS encoding ATP-binding protein; protein product: MSELIMERVEEHLQRLKLFKAEELLPDMLKAAEEQGMSHLSFLDYMLNEEVASKEDRRVKTTLRIAGLPFEKTIDGYDFTFNPEVDKRTVMSLFDLDFISRHENVIFLGPPGVGKTHLATSLAIKACYSGISIYFTTMAELIAKLKSDSDVSKNGRGRSYYKSGLVVVDEVGYMPIAREESHLFFQFISYRYEKASTLITSNKSFMEWGEHFGDPVIVTAILDRLLHHCRVINMKGKSYRMKGHSQ